One genomic window of Sphingomonas sp. C3-2 includes the following:
- the rpsG gene encoding 30S ribosomal protein S7: MSRRRRPEKREILPDPKFGDQVLSKFMNSVMQDGKKAVAEGIVYGALDTVEAKAKKDPIGVFHDALNNVKPGIEVRSRRVGGATYQVPVEVRTERAQALAIRWLIAAARARSENTMSARLSGELLDAANNRGNAVKKREDTHRMAEANRAFSHYRW, encoded by the coding sequence ATGTCACGTCGTCGTCGTCCCGAGAAGCGGGAAATCTTGCCTGATCCGAAGTTCGGAGATCAGGTTCTTTCGAAATTCATGAACAGCGTGATGCAGGACGGCAAGAAGGCCGTCGCTGAAGGCATCGTCTATGGCGCGCTCGACACCGTCGAAGCGAAGGCCAAGAAGGATCCCATCGGCGTTTTCCATGACGCGCTGAACAATGTGAAGCCGGGCATCGAAGTGCGCAGCCGCCGCGTCGGTGGTGCGACCTACCAGGTTCCGGTTGAAGTGCGCACCGAGCGCGCCCAGGCGCTGGCCATTCGTTGGCTGATCGCTGCCGCGCGTGCCCGTTCGGAAAACACCATGTCGGCCCGCCTTTCGGGTGAGCTGCTGGATGCTGCGAACAATCGCGGTAACGCCGTGAAGAAGCGCGAAGATACGCATCGCATGGCCGAAGCGAACCGCGCCTTCTCGCACTACCGCTGGTAA
- the rpsL gene encoding 30S ribosomal protein S12: MPTINQLIRKGREPQKAKSKVPAMDANPQKRGVCTRVYTTTPKKPNSALRKVAKVRLTNQREVITYIPGEGHNLQEHSVVLIRGGRVRDLPGVRYHVLRGVLDTQGVKDRKKSRSKYGAKRPK; the protein is encoded by the coding sequence ATGCCAACAATCAATCAGCTGATCCGCAAGGGTCGCGAACCGCAGAAGGCCAAGTCAAAGGTCCCTGCAATGGATGCGAACCCGCAAAAGCGTGGCGTTTGCACCCGCGTTTATACGACGACCCCGAAAAAGCCGAACTCGGCACTTCGTAAGGTGGCAAAGGTTCGTCTGACGAACCAGCGCGAAGTCATCACTTACATCCCCGGTGAAGGCCATAACCTTCAGGAGCACTCGGTAGTGCTGATCCGTGGCGGCCGCGTACGCGACCTTCCCGGTGTCCGTTACCACGTTCTTCGCGGCGTGCTCGACACGCAGGGTGTCAAGGATCGCAAGAAGAGCCGTTCGAAGTACGGCGCGAAGCGTCCCAAGTAA
- the nhaA gene encoding Na+/H+ antiporter NhaA, translating to MVNRLDRQRVRTRSALRAFLENEAAGGIVLMVAAAVAMVIANSPLADAYHHLLHAETGPVLSDKLGPMTVHLWINDALMAVFFFLVGLEIKREFVDGRLASWEQRRLPVIAAAAGMGVPALIYLAFAGGTAGLSNGWAIPAATDIAFAIGVLALLGSRAPTSLKLFLTTVAIVDDMGAVAIIAVAYTASINGAALFAAAAILGVMYVMNRSGVRVLWPYITGFVLLWLAVLLSGVHATIAGVLAAMTIPIIQTPGQPDAEDSPLHRLEHGLQPWVAFAIVPVFGFANAGVSLEGVGIEQLLAPLPLGIAAGLFFGKQIGIFASIWLAVKLGVGSRLRGATWLQVYGVALLCGIGFTMSLFIGALAFPGQPELIDQAKLGVLLGSLLSALGGLAVLRFAALHPEHAAEESAQDAEIERDGDVRTIEWKTH from the coding sequence ATGGTAAATCGACTGGACAGACAACGAGTTCGTACGCGTTCGGCGCTGCGGGCATTTCTGGAAAATGAGGCTGCAGGCGGTATCGTCCTGATGGTTGCGGCCGCAGTTGCGATGGTGATCGCGAACAGCCCGCTTGCCGACGCCTACCACCATCTATTGCATGCAGAGACCGGCCCGGTGCTCAGCGACAAGCTGGGGCCGATGACGGTGCATCTGTGGATCAATGATGCGTTGATGGCGGTGTTCTTCTTTCTGGTGGGCCTCGAGATCAAGCGCGAGTTCGTCGACGGCCGCCTTGCAAGCTGGGAACAGCGGCGCCTTCCGGTGATTGCCGCCGCCGCGGGCATGGGGGTTCCGGCGCTCATCTATCTGGCCTTTGCCGGGGGGACGGCGGGTCTGTCGAACGGCTGGGCGATTCCGGCGGCGACCGACATTGCCTTTGCGATCGGTGTGCTGGCGCTGCTCGGCAGCCGCGCGCCGACCTCGCTCAAACTGTTCCTCACCACCGTGGCGATTGTCGACGATATGGGCGCGGTCGCGATCATCGCGGTGGCCTATACGGCGAGCATCAACGGTGCGGCGCTGTTTGCCGCGGCGGCCATTCTGGGCGTGATGTATGTCATGAACCGCAGTGGCGTGCGCGTGTTGTGGCCGTATATTACCGGCTTTGTCCTGCTGTGGCTGGCGGTGCTGCTGTCCGGCGTCCATGCCACCATTGCGGGCGTGCTTGCCGCAATGACGATCCCGATCATCCAGACGCCGGGGCAGCCCGATGCCGAAGACTCACCGCTTCACCGGCTTGAACACGGGCTTCAGCCCTGGGTGGCCTTTGCGATCGTGCCGGTGTTTGGTTTTGCGAATGCCGGCGTTTCGCTTGAGGGCGTGGGCATCGAGCAGCTTCTCGCGCCCTTGCCGCTGGGGATCGCGGCGGGGCTGTTCTTCGGCAAGCAGATCGGCATTTTCGCCAGCATCTGGCTGGCCGTGAAACTGGGTGTCGGATCGCGGTTGCGCGGTGCTACCTGGCTCCAGGTATACGGCGTTGCGCTGCTGTGTGGAATCGGCTTCACGATGAGCCTGTTCATCGGGGCGCTGGCTTTCCCGGGGCAACCCGAGCTGATCGATCAGGCCAAGCTGGGCGTGTTGCTGGGTTCGCTCCTTTCCGCGTTGGGCGGGCTTGCAGTGCTGCGCTTTGCCGCGCTTCATCCCGAGCACGCGGCCGAAGAAAGCGCGCAGGATGCCGAAATCGAGCGCGACGGCGACGTTCGAACCATCGAATGGAAGACGCACTGA